Proteins encoded within one genomic window of Neodiprion fabricii isolate iyNeoFabr1 chromosome 6, iyNeoFabr1.1, whole genome shotgun sequence:
- the LOC124185389 gene encoding tetratricopeptide repeat protein 12-like, which yields MEVDEESVKSVIRDSSATEEEFQNFMHRVHQVEKIVKKLASDNPQEQKLGTMLADEILDPKVTTEISDVGELKIKSSRTVINKIPLTEQESDPNKMSQEAFMKSVEKDAKQRAEDRKIRNERADTFKRIANKAFKEQNYEKAITYYTKAVEQKKDSAMLWNNRALSYMKLGLYEKALNDCDWALKVNEYNIKALLNGAKCYKFLRQYKKFDEFIHRAKESNPDLIDFIDEFVENLDNEVKVPLRQEVGYE from the exons ATGGAAGTCGATGAGGAATCTGTGAAGAGCGTCATACGGGATTCAAGTGCGACGGAAgaggaatttcaaaatttcatgcaCCGTGTACATCAGGTTG AGAAAATCGTGAAGAAACTTGCGTCAGACAATCCTCAGGAACAGAAGTTGGGCACGATGCTCGCTGACGAAATCTTGGACCCGAAAGTGACGACGGAAATTTCCGATGTTGGAGAGTTGAAAATCAAGAGCAGCCGAACGGTCATTAACAAAATACCGCTGACCGAACAGGAATCGGACCCAAACAAAATGTCACAAG AGGCGTTCATGAAGAGTGTAGAAAAGGATGCAAAACAAAGGGCAGAGGAtaggaaaataagaaatgaacgAGCAGATACGTTTAAGAGGATCGCCAACAAAGCATTTAAGGAGCAGAATTATGAAAAGGCTATTACTTACTACACCAAGGCTGTAGAACAGAAGAAAGACTCCGCTATGCTTTGGAATAATAGAGCTCTTTCTTACATGAAATTGGGTCTGTATGAAAAAGCTCTGAACGACTGTGACTGGGCTCTAAAAGTAAACGAATATAACATCAAAGCACTTCTGAATGGCGCCAAGTGCTACAAGTTTTTGAGgcaatacaaaaaatttgacgaatttattCACAGAGCTAAAGAATCAAATCCTGATCTGATTGACTTTAttgatg AATTCGTGGAAAACTTGGATAATGAGGTAAAAGTTCCACTGAGACAAGAGGTGGGCTACGAATAA